Proteins from one Mustela erminea isolate mMusErm1 chromosome 20, mMusErm1.Pri, whole genome shotgun sequence genomic window:
- the SNRNP25 gene encoding U11/U12 small nuclear ribonucleoprotein 25 kDa protein encodes MVVQDPLLCDLPIQVTLEEVNSQIALEYGQAMTVRVCKMDGEIMPVVVVQNATVLDLKKAIQRYVQLRQEREGGIQHISWSYVWRTYYLTSAGEKLTDDRKKLRDYGIRNRDEVSFIKKLRQK; translated from the exons ATGGTCGTGCAGGACCCGCTGCTCTGCGACCTGCCGATCCAG GTTACTTTGGAAGAAGTCAATTCCCAAATAGCACTAGAATACGGCCAAGCAATGACAGTCCGAGTGTGCAAGATGGACGGAGAAATCATGC CTGTGGTTGTGGTCCAGAACGCTACGGTCCTGGACCTGAAGAAGGCCATTCAGAGATATGTGCAGCTCAGGCAAGAGCGTGAGGGGGGCATCCAGCACATCAGCTG GTCCTACGTGTGGAGGACCTACTACCTGACCTCCGCAGGAGAGAAGCTCACAGACGACAGGAAGAAGCTGCGAGA ttaCGGTATCCGGAATCGAGATGAGGTGTCCTTCATCAAAAAGCTGAGGCAAAAATGA
- the POLR3K gene encoding DNA-directed RNA polymerase III subunit RPC10, whose product MLLFCPGCGNGLIVEEGQRCHRFACNTCPYVHNITRKVTNRKYPKLKEVDDVLGGAAAWENVDSTAEPCPKCEHPRAYFMQLQTRSADEPMTTFYKCCSAQCGHRWRD is encoded by the exons ATGCTGCTCTTCTGTCCCGGCTGCGGGAACGGGCTGATTGTGGAGGAGGGGCAGCGCTGCCATCGTTTCGCCTGCAACACCTGCCCCTACGTGCACAACATCACCCGCAAG GTGACAAATCGGAAGTACCCGAAGCTGAAAGAGGTAGACGACGTGCTCGGTGGGGCAGCGGCCTGGGAGAACGTGGACTCCACCGCAG AGCCGTGTCCTAAATGCGAGCATCCTCGTGCCTATTTCATGCAGCTGCAGACGCGCTCTGCCGACGAGCCCATGACCACCTTCTACAAGTGCTGCAGTGCTCAGTGTGGACACCGCTGGAGGGACTAG